A segment of the Gossypium hirsutum isolate 1008001.06 chromosome D10, Gossypium_hirsutum_v2.1, whole genome shotgun sequence genome:
TGCTCGAAACAATAGCCTCGCACAGTTAAGCTAAACCATCGAGCACTGAAGCTTTTGAAGTACTGGACATGGCAATTCGTCGTAATCCGGCCAGTGTGTTCGATATTGATGATAACATTGCAGACCCTTAGGGTTTATCCTTCATGGTTGAGCTGGACATTGACAATCATCCTCAATGTATCTGTTTCATTAGCATTGTACTCTTTGGTGGTGTTTTACCATGTTTTTGCAAAGGAGTTGGCACCTCACAAGCCACTTGCAAAGTTCTTGTGCATCAAAGGGATTGTTTTCTTTTGCTTTTGGCAGGTAAAAAtactttgttctctttcttctaTCCTTTacaaatttttagtgttttttttttctttactcgAACTCAAAAATTGACTTGGATTAATCTAAACTCAAATCCAATTAGACCATAAAAGCTTAATAATTCGAATTTGTTTAGCTTGAACTCAAATGGACCTAAATTCGAAATGATTCAAACCTAAAACAACTTGAACTGAAAATGACTTTCACAAATAATCCAAAATGACCtgaacttaaaataattataatcctAAATGATCTGAACTCATAATTATCCAACCGGAACAACCCCAGCCTCAAACCCAAATAACATGAACCCTAAAGCAATCCAAACTTAAAATGATCCGAAATCAAAATTGAACCAAACCTTAAATAACTTGAATTCAAATTGACCATaaccaaaatgacttgaaatttttaaaactctAATAAACCTAATCTAGACTGACCCGAACTCAAAACCAACTCGATCAACCCAATTGATAGGTATGTTTTCTTTAAAGTTTAAACTCATGTTCGAATGTTTGATAAATATTCAAATATTGGTATAAGATACAATTCTCCGCACATGACAAAACATAAAAACTTTGAAAATCTATCTATAACAAACACTAGGGGCATAGTTAGGGGTAAGCAAGTGCTTTAGCCCCCTTGATTAAGTGTAATCATATCAAACTTAGTCCCTCTCATTTATAAAGTATTAAAATTCAAACCCTttgcaaatgattttttttaccttttatctcctaaacttttaaaatttattttgacacCGAATTCTTTGCTTCGTCCCTGTCAAACATGTACCTATATTCGAGTGAGTCCGAAACCACCATCGTGTGCTTAACTTGCCCTTGCTGTGTCAATGATTTGttgttgaattatgattattACTCTGATTTTTCATCAATGGCGACATGCAGGGAGTGGTGCTGGACATACTCGTAGCAATGGGCTTCATTAAATCGCATCATCACTGGTTAGACGTAGAGCACATTGAAGAAGCTCTTCAAAACACATTAGTTTGCATAGAGATGGTTGTTTTCACTGTAGTACAGCGCCGTGCATACAGTGCTGCACGATATAGTGGAGAAAGTGAAGCTaagataaagaaaaatgaatgatATTTGGGATGCCCCAATAACCATATCTATGTATGTATGTTTATTCATGGATTGTATTAGAAGATAAGCTTAGAAATGCTTCTACTctctattttcaatatattaaatagatttaatgaggatttgaaatttaattcttcgatttttattttatttaatttgatttttctatttttataatgttactaggtccaaattgataataattattGTTAAAGTTGTGACGTGGAATGGTTTTTACAATAGCTTTAAACATTTGGCTTACGTGTAAATTTATTATCGTTGAATATGCGTGGTTTTGATTGTGCAAATAGATaataggaaaatgaaaaattaatgtcATTAATTTGAAGGCAGCAACTAACGTCGTTATCAATTTGAAtctactaataacattataaaagtaaTGTGACTAAAATTAGTGTAGAGGGATGAAATTTCAACTTTTAATATAGTAGAAAGACTAAATCCAGAATTAAACCTAAATAATAACATGATTAAGTTTCATTAATACTTAGTGAAATAAAATCCTAATAAATTAAGAGGTAAATTACACtaaaagtcactaaattattagtaagtttacgttttatcatttaattttaaaaaattacaaaataatcactaaatcattttaaaaatttcatttaagtcattgggccATTAAAATCATTGTTGCATGTTATCATTTGTTCGCACCACCTGCACTAATCAAAAGTTTTAtttccccttctcttctacaGTTCAACTTTTTCATAGAATAGCTTTGAAGATCACAAATCTACGAACTAAAATCCAAATAATTTTCTCCTTTGATCTTCAACACTTACCGTCAAATTAActtggatctaaagtatgttttCTACTCATCGATAGATACTGATTCATTGTACCAACCTTCAAAGTATTTCTTGGAGCTCACTAGCTaggctttttaaaaaaaatttaacagctcaatgacttaaataaaaacttttaaatagttcaatgacttaaatggaaactttcgaatagtttagtgaccattttataactttttaaaattgagtaaccaaatcataaatttattaatagtttagtgactttagATGTAATTTAACTTTTAcgtttaaatatataaaacttttatattttaccttattattttatttgaccTTACGCACACAAGAAGGGCAAATAACCAAAAAATgccgttttttttcaaaatttacggaaatgggctagttttttaattatttactggaatggaccattttccgcgaaatcgcgtccacgtcagcgcaatttgctgacgtggcatgaacagtgtgtttttagcttggaaaactttgaaaggccataactttttgctcggttgtccgattgagaaaaaattttttttgatttcgaataacttttcgagatctacgtgCTGGAAAACTTCTTAGAgatgaatagggactaatttgtaaagtataatttgttagttacgagtatagggactaaagtgtaattatttcaaaattagcacgaaatttttgtatttaagaatatttgaatgttatggaaggatgaaattgaatttgaattgaaaaacgaagcttagatttgaaaatatgactatttaggttttagggactaaattgaataaaatataaaattttagggaacttctcaaaagtggaatgagctgacttatacctataacaggatgatataagacaattct
Coding sequences within it:
- the LOC107942072 gene encoding transmembrane protein 184 homolog DDB_G0279555, with amino-acid sequence MDLSHLNRGQITRIGSGFCVLLTLHFTFQLLAQHLFHWKNPKEQKAIVIIILMAPIYAVVSFVGLLDVRGSKEFFTLLESIKECYEALVIAKFLSLMYSYLNISISKNTVPDEIKGREIHHSFPMTLFQPRTVKLNHRALKLLKYWTWQFVVIRPVCSILMITLQTLRVYPSWLSWTLTIILNVSVSLALYSLVVFYHVFAKELAPHKPLAKFLCIKGIVFFCFWQGVVLDILVAMGFIKSHHHWLDVEHIEEALQNTLVCIEMVVFTVVQRRAYSAARYSGESEAKIKKNE